Proteins from a single region of Pseudodesulfovibrio portus:
- a CDS encoding C-GCAxxG-C-C family protein has protein sequence MNEQHEGLTRRQVLTGVGGLAAGLAIGGLGVPSAMASAGQDAIWPMPYVKLDPEEVRKLGHRGYYEGECCRGAFSAIVGSLQRKVGAPFTGIPINIMAYGTAGVAGWCTLCGALNGACAAISLVSENYKAIANELLQWYVQAPFPSEKANALAVNHQYLVDKYKSDKALPSSVPGSPLCHINVSRWCKEHGYASGSSERSERCARISGDVAAYAVELLNMDMDGKFTAMHKPSAEVEGCRVCHRKGKDFEAGNWTRGKMECGDCHDEATVKLVGPDHP, from the coding sequence ATGAACGAGCAGCATGAAGGTTTGACGCGCAGGCAGGTCCTGACCGGTGTCGGAGGACTTGCCGCAGGACTCGCAATCGGAGGCCTCGGTGTCCCTTCCGCCATGGCCTCGGCAGGGCAGGACGCAATCTGGCCCATGCCCTACGTCAAACTCGACCCCGAGGAAGTTCGCAAGCTGGGCCACCGGGGCTACTATGAAGGCGAATGTTGCCGCGGGGCCTTTTCGGCCATCGTCGGCAGCCTGCAAAGGAAGGTGGGCGCTCCCTTCACCGGCATCCCCATCAACATCATGGCCTACGGTACCGCCGGAGTTGCCGGATGGTGCACCCTGTGCGGCGCCCTCAACGGGGCCTGCGCGGCCATCTCCCTGGTCAGCGAGAACTACAAGGCCATCGCCAACGAGTTGCTGCAATGGTATGTCCAGGCCCCCTTCCCCAGCGAGAAGGCCAACGCCCTGGCGGTGAACCACCAATACCTGGTGGACAAATACAAATCCGACAAGGCCCTGCCCTCAAGCGTGCCCGGCTCGCCCCTGTGCCACATCAACGTGAGCCGCTGGTGCAAGGAACACGGCTATGCCTCGGGCTCCTCCGAACGCAGCGAACGGTGCGCCAGAATCAGCGGGGATGTGGCCGCCTATGCAGTGGAATTGCTGAACATGGACATGGACGGCAAATTCACGGCCATGCACAAACCCTCGGCCGAAGTCGAAGGCTGCCGGGTCTGCCACAGGAAGGGCAAGGACTTCGAGGCCGGTAACTGGACACGCGGCAAGATGGAATGCGGTGACTGCCACGACGAGGCCACCGTCAAGCTGGTGGGTCCGGACCATCCGTAA
- a CDS encoding DHCW motif cupin fold protein has protein sequence MSDLNIPFQTIDWSKIPRTEHQGETGAAYWQTVQFPGLRLRIVEYSEGYAADHWCQKGHIVYCLEGEVVNEQENGPDSVLTPGMSYVVSDDLSSHRSVTKKGVKLLIIDGDFLQLKS, from the coding sequence ATGAGTGACCTGAATATACCTTTCCAGACGATTGACTGGTCGAAGATTCCCAGAACCGAACATCAGGGCGAAACTGGGGCAGCCTACTGGCAAACGGTCCAGTTCCCGGGGTTGCGCCTCAGGATAGTGGAATATTCCGAAGGGTATGCTGCGGATCATTGGTGCCAAAAGGGCCACATAGTCTATTGCCTGGAGGGAGAGGTGGTCAACGAACAGGAAAACGGTCCCGATTCGGTGTTGACCCCGGGGATGTCCTACGTGGTTTCGGATGATCTGAGTTCACACCGATCGGTCACGAAAAAGGGCGTCAAGCTGCTGATCATCGATGGCGACTTCTTGCAGCTGAAGAGCTGA
- a CDS encoding succinylglutamate desuccinylase/aspartoacylase family protein, with protein sequence MARSPIEISGHSIARGKHQTVILPVPDTYLRQGSGMPVHVFHGRREGPSLFVCAAIHGDELNGIEIIRQLTTLKRLSKLAGTLYAIPIVNLYGFLANTRYLPDRRDLNRFFPGKAGGSLASELAQVVFDTVVTRCEYGIDLHTGSNHRNNLPHLRGNMKDEVVLGMAEAYGAPLALNVEGTEGTLRHSAETHGVKMLLYEAGTALCFDEFSIRAGVRGIVSVMEHLGMLTKRKTTRPKKKVSLQVAHDRTWIRASASGLFRAKAKMGQRVRKGEVLGSIHDPFSHESVDILSPKNGMVIGTQSLPSVHKGDAIMHIACFETLSQAEAQVDTFSEIVMGDGSFS encoded by the coding sequence ATGGCACGATCACCTATCGAAATTTCCGGGCATTCCATTGCGCGGGGCAAGCATCAGACGGTTATTCTTCCCGTGCCCGACACCTATCTGCGGCAGGGGTCGGGCATGCCTGTCCACGTCTTTCATGGGCGCAGGGAGGGACCGAGCCTGTTCGTCTGTGCCGCCATTCATGGCGATGAACTTAACGGCATCGAGATCATCCGCCAATTGACCACCCTGAAGAGGTTGTCCAAACTTGCGGGCACATTGTATGCCATTCCAATCGTGAACCTGTACGGTTTTTTGGCCAATACCCGTTATCTCCCGGACAGGCGGGACCTGAATCGATTCTTCCCCGGCAAAGCGGGCGGTTCACTGGCCTCGGAGCTCGCACAGGTCGTATTCGATACCGTTGTGACCCGGTGTGAGTACGGCATTGATCTCCACACAGGTTCCAACCATAGAAACAATCTCCCCCACCTGCGCGGGAACATGAAGGACGAGGTCGTGCTTGGCATGGCGGAGGCATACGGCGCGCCGCTCGCCCTGAACGTGGAGGGCACGGAGGGCACATTGCGGCACTCAGCTGAAACCCATGGGGTCAAAATGCTGCTCTATGAGGCTGGTACGGCACTCTGTTTCGATGAATTTTCCATCCGCGCCGGTGTTCGTGGCATCGTGTCTGTAATGGAACACCTCGGCATGCTGACGAAAAGAAAAACGACCAGGCCGAAAAAGAAGGTCTCTCTTCAGGTTGCACACGACCGCACGTGGATCAGGGCCTCTGCCAGCGGGTTGTTCCGCGCCAAGGCCAAGATGGGACAACGGGTGAGAAAAGGAGAGGTCCTGGGCTCGATTCATGATCCGTTCAGCCATGAATCCGTCGATATCCTCTCACCCAAGAATGGCATGGTCATTGGAACGCAGTCGCTCCCGTCAGTGCACAAAGGCGATGCGATTATGCATATCGCCTGCTTTGAGACCCTTTCCCAGGCCGAGGCCCAGGTGGACACGTTTTCCGAGATCGTGATGGGGGACGGCTCATTCAGTTGA